In the Devosia sp. SL43 genome, one interval contains:
- a CDS encoding glycosyl hydrolase family 8 — MRTPLASMSALALLTVPTIAAPYIANAIFPNVPAATRDAQLLDFYQQWKSTYFTYGCGEGRAYVDVGGDDKPVYGGTEAHTITVSEAHGYGMLALVMMADVDSDAHADFDAMVRYFHDHPSLSSPHLLAWNQVEGCADAGDDVGGTNTATDGDLDIAYALLLADKVWGSAGELDYAAEARATMDAIMAYEVEPVGMHLGIGDWALRPDDTYFRNTTRSSDFMTSHLRAFAEASGQVDWYSVLDRTYAIIDAVRASHAAGTGLMPDFIVDLDTVPRPADAVFLEGEADGMYSWNAGRYPWRIALDYLTFGEARAKAAIDPVNAWIRASTGDDPTKIADTYGLDGSTLPNHGENSMAFVAPFGVAAMIDPANQAWLDAIWADVVDKPVADEDYFGNTLKLLSMIAMSGHWASP, encoded by the coding sequence TTGCGCACCCCGCTAGCATCAATGTCGGCTCTTGCCCTGCTGACTGTCCCCACCATTGCCGCGCCCTATATTGCCAACGCCATTTTCCCCAACGTCCCCGCCGCCACCCGTGACGCGCAACTGCTCGACTTTTACCAGCAGTGGAAGTCCACCTACTTCACCTATGGCTGCGGCGAGGGCCGGGCCTATGTCGATGTCGGCGGTGACGACAAACCGGTTTATGGCGGCACCGAAGCCCATACGATCACCGTCTCCGAGGCCCATGGCTATGGCATGCTGGCACTGGTGATGATGGCCGACGTCGATTCCGATGCCCATGCCGACTTCGACGCCATGGTCCGGTATTTTCACGATCACCCATCGCTGTCCTCGCCCCATCTGCTGGCCTGGAACCAAGTGGAAGGCTGTGCCGATGCCGGTGACGATGTGGGCGGCACCAACACCGCCACGGACGGCGATCTCGACATTGCCTACGCGCTGCTGCTCGCCGACAAGGTCTGGGGCAGTGCGGGAGAGTTGGACTATGCCGCAGAGGCACGGGCCACGATGGATGCCATCATGGCCTACGAGGTCGAGCCGGTAGGCATGCATCTGGGCATCGGCGACTGGGCCTTGCGTCCAGACGACACCTATTTCCGCAACACCACCCGCTCGTCCGATTTTATGACTTCGCATTTGCGGGCTTTCGCCGAGGCATCCGGCCAGGTCGACTGGTACAGCGTGCTCGACCGCACCTACGCGATCATCGACGCGGTGCGGGCCAGTCACGCGGCCGGAACTGGGCTCATGCCCGACTTCATCGTCGATCTCGATACGGTACCGCGCCCCGCCGATGCGGTGTTTCTCGAAGGCGAGGCCGACGGGATGTATTCCTGGAATGCCGGCCGCTATCCATGGCGGATCGCGCTGGATTACCTGACGTTTGGCGAGGCCCGTGCCAAGGCTGCCATCGATCCGGTCAATGCGTGGATACGCGCCAGCACTGGAGACGATCCAACCAAGATCGCTGACACTTATGGGCTCGATGGTTCGACGCTGCCCAACCACGGCGAGAATTCCATGGCCTTCGTCGCGCCGTTCGGCGTGGCGGCAATGATCGATCCGGCCAACCAGGCCTGGCTCGACGCGATCTGGGCGGATGTGGTCGACAAGCCGGTCGCGGATGAGGACTATTTCGGCAACACGCTGAAGCTATTGAGCATGATTGCCATGAGCGGGCATTGGGCCTCGCCCTGA